TCTCAACCCACTCCAAACCAGAATTTTTATCTAAATCTCAATCCAAACTGCAGTCACAAGTTTTAATGTCCACgtcttttattaatttgaaaaaaagttaaaagtctttttgttatgttgtaaatgggctttgggtgtgtttctaaagtttatttaatataaggtttttttataatttcggTTCTTATATTGAATGTAATAGTAaatttccccctttttttttggggtgtgaATATTTTCAAGAGAGTCTTcaaattttagctaaattaAAATAGCTAGAAAGTTATTATAGCAAATCACTTAAAAAGTGTTCCCTCCAGCAATGTTCTCTATTTTAGctaatttgaaatattttattattattttctctttctctttcctcctttttctcttgcaaatccaatatatttattaaaaaaagtagaaCCCAACCTCATAAACCTCCCAAatgtctctatctctctctacctctctctctctctccccctagCCAAATTCTCTCCCCTCCTCTCTACATATAGAGAGCCACACCCCAAAATAGAGAGCCAAGTAAAGAGTCTGTTGGAGGAggatttccttctttttagcCAAAGTAACTAGGAATGAGAGGATAAAGAGTCTATTTGAGATGCTCTCAACAAGGCCCATGaatagttttttcttttacttttggcatgaatggtttttttcttttgtttttggtaaaaaatcatttttggCTCTTGTAGTTTGTCAATTTGTTTATCAATTTGAACCCCCATAGTTTATTAATGTAGTTTTCAATTCAAAGAAGTTTGAGGAtacattttaatttatgtcAAAATTCCTATATGAGGCAACGTGACAATGCAATTACCTAATAGAATTAAGTTTGGAATTCACTATAGATGAGAATACCTCaatcttattaattttataatgatAACATGATGCCCTAATCACGGGCCAAAGTTGATTTAAATACTTTAGAAACTCTAGGAAACAGAAATGGTATTAAAAGAGAGATTAATAAAAGTTTTcaaaaactagaaaaataataaaaggcACGTTTGTGTTGTTAAACTATCTCGAACGCTCAAAAAAGTTCATACATCATAGCAAAGCAATGATCTCATGGTGTTATTCCTTTCGAAACAATAGGTCATGAACTGAAATCAGAACGAATATCCAAAACTTATTTACCGATCTTGTCTTTACACTCGCAACACTCCATCTCATCTTCCATCACTTCAACCATATGTTCTACATCACTATCAATTGGTAAGTTTTGATCATGCGCCctcaggaaaaaaaatagaagtaCTTTGGTCCACTTGAGTCAATCTATTTCTTCATTTGTCCTTAAAATTGCCCTGATTGAAACTACAAACATAAAATTCAcgaaattgaaaatatatggACTCGGCAGTAAAATCGAAAAACTATAAGGGCCAAAAGTAATCTTTTAtcttcattttttgttgttgaaaaaaGGCCCGTTATGATTTTAACAGCTGTCATCAAATAGTGTTcttttaagaaaagaaaaaaaatattagccGTTGATCTGTTTTTACTAAGTTCCAACGAATGAGATTCAAGGGGGAAAGGAAAGGATATAGGAGAGAAGATCCTATTCAATCCCCTCCGTAGCCACGCCACCTCAATTGACGCCTCCAATAGTACTTCTGGTCGGGTGTCCAATTGTCCTTATCCTCGGCGCGGTTGCTGAAATGACTCTTTTACCCATAAAGTAAAAAGTTACATCTAGCTCTGTGACAAAAAGGATCAAAACCCAGATAAGGGCAGTCCCGTCACAATGGCGACGGGGCAGGTAAACCTTTCCAATTCATTCAAACTGCAATACAAAGCCACGCGCGGAGATAAAGTGGTGACCAATCGAGCATTCAAAAGTTTATTTTCCCTGGATAATACACGTTTGACATCTGTAGCCCCcatcatatttatttggatGCATATATATCCTATGACTTTGTCTTTTCTCTTGACTTAATCAGATTTAGCAAGCAAAGTTGCGTTTAATGTTTGCATACTTTTATGTTAGTGCCCACTATTTTGTTaaataaaggaaaacataaatggcttactaattaattaaacagtTCAAATTGTTGAGGAGAGGAATGGCGCCCGATTAATCCACatgtttgattatttttgtGTAGATATCGACTACAAACCAGTTATCTAAAATTCACAAAAGAAACCACATAAAcatgataataataaataaacttcATTTTTATACTTATGGGACATGTCTCTTatcattttcatcttctttattTTCGAACACTTCATCTAAGAGACAACAtcaattaatgattttttgtGATTTAAACACAAATTGATACACGTGAAGgaatgagaaaaatattaaataacttatttaGAGTGTCATGGACAACTCCGTATTGACAACGTCTCATGAAACTAAGCGTAAGCGAATTGACTATCATGTGGTTAACCGTAGGCCAGTAACTAGCTTATGCTACCAATTGATCGACTGGTACCATGTTTGTAAATGCAAATGATGCGAATTAGTAGAGTAAGAAACTGCAACACGAGTCCAGATGATATAATTTCATTTACTGGTACCGCGTTCACAAGTTGCCCCTATCAAATATTCATTGttacaaaaatatttaataattgatCCTCTTGTAAAGCATTGAAGGGTGTCACTGTAATTTatccaaaagaagaaacaccACGAAACGCGCCCCCGCGCGTACAGAAAAGCTAGTTAACCTGAAAAACAAGGAACGGTGACCTCTCTGCTCTGCTCGACGTACTACTGTCCTGCCTTGACAGCCCACTCTTCTTTTCAaagcaaaaatataaaaattaattgagaaaCCCCCACCACTATTcatcaccctctctctctctctctctccctatcTCTCTAAagttttcatctttttcccaaaatccCTACCCAGCTTCATCACCTACCACTCTCTCTTCCACACAAGCAAATCATCAAACACCATGAAGATAAAGAACAAAGGCAAAGTGCACccatctccttcttcttcctcctcctcctcatcctcctcTGATGGGTTTGTTCTCTCTGTGCTTCAGCTCCTCCCAGCTGCCATTTTAGCTCTGGCCTCGGTCCTCTCCCTCGAGGACCGCGAGGTCTTGGCTTACTTGATAACCCGGTCCATGAAAACCACCCCCAATATTTCTACGATCCCGGCCCAAGACCCCAAGAAGAAATCTTCCAAGAAAGGCCCCAAGTCCACCAGCGCCAGCACCCACCAGCCCCCAATGTTCGATTGCGACTGCTTCGACTGCTACAGAAGCTACTGGTTCAAATGGGACTCTTCCCCCAACCGGGAGCTCATCCACCAAGCCATCGAAGCCTTCGAAGATCACCTGGCCAACGGCGAGAAGACCAAGAAGAACAGCGGCAGAGGCAAGAGAAGAGACAAGCTGAGCCGCCGCGAGGCCCCCAAACCGGTCGATGTTGCTGCCCAAGATTCTATCTTTCTGGAAGAGAAAGACCAAGTTTCACATGAGCTTGCCGTTGAAAGCTCTGCTTCTGCTCTGTTGCCGGAAAACGACGTGGTTTTGATGGGTTCCAATGAGAAAGCGGATGGGGTCGAAGAAAATGACGCAAAAGTGGAAGACTTGGGCGCAGAGGTTAACTTAGAGCCTCCGGAGACGGCGGATGACGTGGCGATGATTGCACGGACGGCGTCGGCGAGCACCCACAGGGGATTGGCCAGGAAAGTGCTGCCGGACGTGTTGGGCCTGTTTAATTCTCGTTTGTGGAACCTTTGGAGTCCGAATGTCTAGCttccaataaaaaaagaaaaaagaaaaggaaaatctctaaatttcttttatttctttaatttttcgagcctcaaaaaaagagaaagagaaagagaaccaAAGTATTATATTTTTGGTGGGTTAGGTTATTTTGGTGCTCGAATATTAGGTATGTCCCTACGCCCTCCTTCCCTCCGAAATGAAAatgttcatttctttttttctttttttctttttttctttttttctttttttctttttggcatGGAAATATCTTAATTTTTGCTTAGAAACCAAGCTTTTACATATAGCTTTCTGATTTGGTGGCGATATTTTGGATTTGTGAGGTAGTGGGCCAATCGCTTTCGAGTTTTAGGGAGTTTAGTGATGATTAAATTAAAGGAATTAGGATTATAACACTAAAAATGGGTTAATGATGatatttgcttttgtttttttattcgGGTTCTTCGTTTTTGAATGTCAAAGGATGCGGTTTTCTATGCTTTTTTTCCTTTCGATTCCTTTCGGCTGGAAATTTCCCATAAAAAGTCTAATAATTCATATACCCTtccattttatattttccCAAGGCCACTACTAATATGGGGTTAGGTGCCCTATGTTTCTCTGACATCTAGCCCTACAAAAAGCAACTTAGAAAACCGAAATTGCCCCTTTCTCCCTCTCTACCAACAATCGGATGCAGTCTCGTTTTCTCTTTTAGGGCAATCTTGTCCTGCAATAAAAAGTTGTTATTTTCGAGATGGTACTTCCGTGAAAATGAGCCATAGAAATTTCGTTTGTTTCATGAAATTATAGAAACAAGATGAACAATGTAGACATGTGAGTCGTGTTCTTGCGTGAGGCTGAATTGTCTGGTTGTATTTTGTTAGTTTTGAGAAGGACAAatgttgggttgggttgggtttacatatgaatgaatgaatgaagatgGGGTTATGGACAAGGAGATCAATAGTGAGGGGTCAGGACACACAAGTTCCTCTCCTGTTACAAGAAATGACAGTTGCCAGGGGTGAGGACCACTGGTAGTTGTTTAACTTTAGGGTTATTTACACCAATGTCTCTGGAAATTACGGTCAAATTTCACATTGCCTGTTCATATTTAAAATGGCCCACTTGGGCTTTTCCAACCAATTTGGggctaaactcaaatttcccCCCTAACAAAAAGTAtctatttgggttttgtccGGACTCAAACAATTTTTTCTCTTGACCCTCCGGACTTAAATTTTAAGTTagcaactttattaaattgtttaagaatgatttaagtctaatattttttttatggataacttttctttatttaatctttttaaataacttcataattatttttttgaataatttgacctaaaaaattgaaattccacaaatgtaattttattccaaaagaaaatacacaACATAATTCCAAATTCACTGTACTTGCACTAGCTTCAGAAGAACGTTGTGTggaaaactcatttatatcaTTCCACTTAGGGCAATGTTTTAAGATTTTCCAAGCATGACACAGCTTGAAAAGGCCTATTTAGAGGCTTATTATCATTAAGAAAGATCATTTTCGCATACATGTCCTatgcatgaaaaaataaatttaagtttggagttgaataaaattacaactataaatttaaaactttaatAAGAATGGGTACTTACCGCATCATGTAGATTTGAGCCATTTTGTGGGTTCGTATTGACCTTAGTCAAGCATGCCTTCTAAAGAGAACACTGTTAGTTGATAGTCTTGAATCGAGAAGCAATGGCTTGGTATGTTCATCGCTTGGGTCCACTAATGGCCGGATAATTTTCCAGAAACTTTTGATATACACGCTGCCAAAATGTGTCGCTTGCTTGATTGGTGCCAATAGCCTCATCTTAACTGACGAAAACCCACCCTTTGCATAATGCCTCATCTTCTTCGGGCCTCCAGTTCACACCTCTTTGAGATTTTGTGGACATCTTCAACAAGACTGAAAAAAGATTGATGAAATtaacaaaggaaaaataaattgagaaatagaaaaaatatttttggtagattatttgagaaatgggtgggtatttatagagtttggagTGGGTTTTAGGGTTGGATCTAATTcagaataatttaaaatattattttgaaagttggattttttttattatttatttttttatttacagtTTAAATAGCTTAGATTTAATCTAGATCGTTAATTTAGGTTACTATTGGAAGTCATGTGGGGCCCACATAAGCTTCCTTGCACATGGGCTACGTCGGTTTAGTGGGCTCCACCTCCACATAGataagaatgcatttaatgatatgttttatttttatttttttaaattagttttaataattagaatatttaattatattctTATCGACGTGGATGTGGGCTCTACTTGCCATGTCACCTCCTCAATTGGTGGATAATGATCCATGTGTAT
The window above is part of the Prunus dulcis chromosome 1, ALMONDv2, whole genome shotgun sequence genome. Proteins encoded here:
- the LOC117620595 gene encoding uncharacterized protein LOC117620595, whose protein sequence is MKIKNKGKVHPSPSSSSSSSSSSDGFVLSVLQLLPAAILALASVLSLEDREVLAYLITRSMKTTPNISTIPAQDPKKKSSKKGPKSTSASTHQPPMFDCDCFDCYRSYWFKWDSSPNRELIHQAIEAFEDHLANGEKTKKNSGRGKRRDKLSRREAPKPVDVAAQDSIFLEEKDQVSHELAVESSASALLPENDVVLMGSNEKADGVEENDAKVEDLGAEVNLEPPETADDVAMIARTASASTHRGLARKVLPDVLGLFNSRLWNLWSPNV